The proteins below come from a single Kosakonia sp. SMBL-WEM22 genomic window:
- a CDS encoding YgeY family selenium metabolism-linked hydrolase: MGKVIPFKQIVEKAHHYEADMTRFLRDMIAIPSESCDEKRVVYRIKEEMERVGFDKVEIDPMGNVLGYIGHGPRLLAMDAHIDTVGVGNIKNWGFDPYHGIETDELIGGRGASDQEGGMASMVYAGKIIKDLGLEDEYTLLVTGTVQEEDCDGLCWQYIIEQSGIRPEFVVSTEPTNCQIYRGHRGRMEIRVDVHGVSCHGSAPERGDNAIFKMAPILSELEGLSQRLGNDDFLGKGTLTVSEIFFTSPSRCAVADSCAISIDRRLTWGESWEGALEEIRTLPAVKRAEAVVSMYSYDRPSWTGLIYPTECYFPTWKVDEDHFTVRTLYNAYEGLFGSAPVVDKWTFSTNGVSIMGRHGIPVIGFGPGKEPEAHAPNEKTWKSHLVTCAAMYAAIPLSWLASA, from the coding sequence ATGGGTAAAGTTATCCCGTTTAAACAAATTGTTGAAAAGGCACACCACTACGAAGCGGATATGACGCGCTTCCTGCGCGATATGATCGCCATCCCCAGCGAAAGCTGCGATGAGAAGCGCGTCGTTTACCGCATCAAAGAGGAGATGGAGCGCGTCGGCTTCGACAAAGTGGAGATCGACCCGATGGGCAATGTGCTCGGTTATATCGGCCACGGCCCGCGGCTGCTGGCGATGGATGCGCACATTGATACCGTCGGCGTTGGCAATATCAAAAACTGGGGCTTTGACCCCTATCACGGCATCGAAACCGATGAGCTGATCGGCGGGCGCGGCGCGTCCGATCAGGAGGGCGGCATGGCCTCGATGGTCTACGCCGGGAAGATCATAAAAGATCTCGGCCTTGAAGATGAGTACACACTGCTGGTGACCGGCACCGTGCAGGAGGAGGATTGTGACGGTCTTTGCTGGCAGTACATCATCGAGCAATCCGGCATTCGCCCGGAGTTTGTTGTCAGCACTGAACCGACCAATTGCCAGATCTACCGCGGTCATCGCGGGCGCATGGAGATCCGTGTCGATGTGCATGGCGTCAGTTGCCATGGCTCCGCGCCCGAGCGCGGCGATAACGCCATCTTCAAAATGGCACCGATTCTCAGCGAGCTGGAGGGCCTGTCGCAGCGTCTGGGAAATGATGATTTTCTCGGCAAAGGCACGCTCACCGTCTCGGAGATCTTCTTCACCTCACCGAGCCGATGTGCGGTGGCGGATAGCTGCGCTATCTCAATCGATCGCCGCCTCACCTGGGGCGAAAGCTGGGAAGGTGCGCTGGAGGAGATCCGCACCCTGCCGGCGGTGAAAAGGGCCGAGGCGGTGGTGTCGATGTACAGCTATGACCGCCCGTCGTGGACCGGGCTTATCTACCCTACCGAGTGCTACTTCCCGACGTGGAAAGTGGACGAAGATCACTTCACTGTGCGCACGCTCTACAACGCCTATGAGGGGCTGTTTGGCAGCGCGCCGGTGGTGGATAAGTGGACCTTCTCTACCAATGGCGTCTCAATTATGGGTCGCCACGGCATTCCGGTAATCGGGTTTGGCCCAGGTAAAGAGCCGGAAGCCCATGCGCCGAATGAGAAGACCTGGAAATCGCATCTGGTCACCTGCGCGGCGATGTATGCTGCGATCCCGCTAAGCTGGCTGGCGAGTGCGTAG
- the hydA gene encoding dihydropyrimidinase → MRILIKNGLVVNADESTCADLLIEAGRVKQIASTIEADASCRVIDAAGCYVMPGGIDVHTHFNIDTGLARSCDDFFTGTRAAACGGTTTVVDHMGFGPPGCHLRHQLGVYHNYAAYKAVIDYSFHGVIQHVNHGILDEIPMMVESGISSFKLYLTYQYKLNDDEILQAMRHLHLAGALTTVHPENDAAIAQRRAAFLNAGKTAPRYHALSRPPECEAEAIARVINLARLAGDAPLYIVHLSNQLGLEYLRLARAQQQPVWVETCPQYLLLDERCYERQDALKYLLSPPLRNARHNDALWGGIADGAINTVATDHCAFSLAQRQSLSGGDFSRCPNGLPGVENRLLLLFSYGVMTGRISPTRFVALTSANPAKLFGLWPQKGVLAPGADGDVVIIDPQRTTTIHHNKLHDNADYSPWEGFICQGAIRQTLSHGRVIFDNGVFTGVAGQGRFLRRQPFQPLTLPSAEPLQPESVL, encoded by the coding sequence ATGCGCATACTGATAAAAAATGGCCTTGTCGTGAATGCTGACGAGAGTACCTGCGCGGATCTGCTTATTGAAGCCGGGCGGGTTAAACAGATTGCCAGTACAATCGAGGCCGATGCCTCTTGCAGGGTGATTGATGCCGCGGGCTGTTATGTGATGCCCGGCGGCATTGATGTTCACACCCATTTCAACATTGATACCGGGCTTGCCCGCAGCTGCGATGACTTCTTTACCGGCACCCGCGCGGCGGCCTGCGGCGGGACCACCACAGTGGTTGATCATATGGGCTTTGGCCCGCCCGGCTGCCATCTGCGCCACCAGCTAGGGGTTTACCATAACTATGCCGCCTATAAAGCGGTGATCGACTACAGCTTTCACGGCGTGATCCAGCATGTGAACCACGGCATTCTGGATGAGATCCCGATGATGGTAGAGAGCGGCATCAGCAGCTTCAAACTCTATCTCACCTACCAGTACAAACTGAACGATGATGAGATTTTGCAGGCGATGCGCCATCTGCATCTGGCCGGCGCGCTGACCACCGTCCACCCGGAAAACGATGCCGCCATCGCCCAGCGCCGCGCGGCATTTCTCAATGCCGGGAAAACCGCGCCGCGCTACCACGCCCTGAGCCGCCCGCCGGAGTGTGAGGCGGAGGCGATCGCCCGGGTGATTAACCTCGCGCGGCTGGCCGGTGATGCCCCGCTCTATATCGTGCACCTCTCCAACCAACTGGGGCTGGAGTACCTGCGGCTTGCCCGCGCGCAGCAGCAGCCGGTATGGGTGGAGACCTGCCCGCAGTATCTGCTGCTCGACGAGCGCTGCTACGAACGCCAGGACGCGCTGAAGTATCTGCTCAGCCCGCCGCTGCGTAACGCCCGCCACAATGATGCGCTGTGGGGCGGCATTGCCGATGGCGCGATTAACACCGTCGCCACCGACCACTGCGCCTTTTCGCTGGCCCAGCGCCAGAGCCTCTCCGGCGGCGATTTCAGCCGCTGCCCGAATGGGCTGCCGGGGGTGGAAAATCGCCTGCTGCTGCTCTTCTCCTATGGGGTGATGACCGGGCGCATCTCACCCACGCGCTTTGTCGCGCTTACCAGCGCTAACCCGGCGAAGTTGTTCGGCCTGTGGCCGCAAAAAGGGGTGTTAGCCCCCGGCGCAGATGGCGATGTGGTGATTATCGATCCGCAGCGCACCACCACCATTCATCACAACAAGCTGCATGACAATGCAGACTACTCACCGTGGGAGGGGTTTATCTGCCAGGGCGCGATCCGCCAGACCCTGTCACACGGGCGGGTGATCTTCGATAACGGCGTCTTTACCGGCGTTGCCGGCCAGGGGCGCTTTTTACGCCGTCAACCCTTTCAGCCGCTTACGCTGCCGTCAGCGGAACCGTTGCAACCAGAGAGTGTGCTATGA
- the dpaL gene encoding diaminopropionate ammonia-lyase yields MSALPLRINIAENRFFTGEASPRFSRQQAQQARLFHQKLAGYQPTPLYALNALAACVGVDTILVKDESQRFGLNAFKMLGGVYAIAQLLCEKYHLDINTFSFEHFKASCKEKLTFATTTDGNHGRGVAWAAQQLGQNAVIYMPKGSAQERVDAILRLGAECIVTDMNYDDTVRFTLQRAQKNGWEVVQDTAWPGYTKVPTWIMQGYATLIDEAVEQMTAMGIARPTHVFLQAGVGAMAASVLNYLAETFDARHLHSVIIEPERADCLYRSAVKGEIVKVSGEMETIMAGLACGEPNPLGWTILRNCASQFIACEDAVAALGMRVLGHPLGDDPRIISGESGAVGAGLLAAIPLHPQGESLRKSLQLDHDSVVLLISTEGDTDAQHYREVVWAGKHPAAE; encoded by the coding sequence ATGTCCGCTCTTCCATTGCGTATCAATATTGCCGAAAACCGCTTCTTTACCGGCGAAGCCTCGCCGCGCTTCAGCCGCCAGCAGGCGCAACAGGCGCGCCTGTTCCATCAAAAACTGGCGGGCTATCAGCCCACCCCGCTCTATGCGCTGAACGCGCTGGCGGCGTGCGTCGGTGTCGATACGATTCTGGTGAAAGATGAGTCACAGCGCTTCGGCCTTAACGCCTTCAAAATGCTTGGCGGCGTTTACGCCATCGCGCAGCTGCTGTGCGAGAAATATCATCTTGATATCAACACTTTCTCATTTGAGCACTTCAAAGCGAGCTGCAAAGAGAAGCTCACCTTTGCCACCACAACTGATGGCAACCACGGGCGCGGTGTCGCCTGGGCGGCGCAGCAGCTCGGGCAGAACGCCGTTATCTATATGCCTAAAGGCTCCGCCCAGGAGCGGGTCGATGCCATTCTGCGCCTTGGAGCCGAGTGCATCGTCACCGATATGAATTACGACGATACCGTGCGCTTTACCCTGCAACGAGCGCAAAAAAATGGCTGGGAGGTGGTGCAGGATACCGCCTGGCCCGGCTACACCAAAGTCCCCACCTGGATCATGCAGGGTTACGCCACGCTGATTGATGAAGCGGTTGAACAGATGACCGCAATGGGCATTGCCCGCCCCACTCACGTTTTCCTGCAGGCAGGCGTGGGCGCAATGGCGGCCAGCGTCCTGAACTACCTGGCAGAAACCTTCGACGCCCGGCATCTTCACAGCGTGATTATTGAGCCGGAACGGGCCGATTGCCTCTACCGCTCCGCCGTGAAGGGCGAGATCGTCAAGGTGAGCGGCGAGATGGAGACCATTATGGCGGGCCTCGCCTGCGGCGAGCCTAACCCGCTCGGCTGGACGATCCTGCGCAACTGCGCCAGTCAGTTTATCGCCTGTGAAGATGCCGTCGCCGCGCTCGGTATGCGCGTGCTCGGCCATCCGCTGGGGGACGATCCGCGCATCATCTCCGGCGAATCCGGCGCCGTCGGCGCGGGCCTGCTCGCCGCTATCCCGCTGCACCCGCAGGGCGAGTCGCTGAGAAAGAGCCTACAGCTTGATCATGACTCGGTAGTGCTGCTGATCAGCACCGAAGGCGATACCGATGCGCAGCACTATCGCGAGGTGGTGTGGGCAGGCAAGCATCCGGCGGCTGAATAA
- the arcC gene encoding carbamate kinase — protein sequence MKKKIVLALGGNALGCDLAGQMQALQQTAQTIAELVAHGHQVVITHGNGPQVGMITLAFEAAARTEAHTPMLPMSVCVALSQGYIGYDLQNTLREALLARNLDIPVATVITQVEVAAGDTAFSQPDKPIGSFFSKAEAQALIRQGYTMKEDAGRGYRRVVASPKPVDIIEKETVKALMAAGQVVITCGGGGIPVVREGQHLRGVSAVIDKDWASATLAAMIDADMLIILTAVERVALHFGRPNQQLLDRLSVRDAERFIAEGHFAAGSMLPKVEAAVAFARSRPGRQALITGLRQAKAGIEGKTGTLISQ from the coding sequence ATGAAGAAAAAGATTGTTCTCGCCCTCGGCGGAAATGCGCTCGGCTGCGATCTTGCCGGGCAGATGCAGGCGCTACAGCAGACTGCACAAACAATAGCGGAGCTGGTCGCCCACGGTCACCAGGTGGTGATCACCCACGGTAACGGCCCGCAGGTGGGCATGATCACCCTCGCCTTCGAGGCTGCCGCCAGAACCGAGGCGCATACGCCGATGCTGCCGATGTCGGTCTGCGTCGCCCTGAGCCAGGGCTATATTGGCTACGATCTGCAAAACACCCTGCGCGAAGCCCTGCTCGCCCGCAACCTCGATATACCCGTCGCCACGGTGATAACCCAGGTGGAAGTAGCAGCGGGCGATACCGCCTTCAGCCAGCCGGATAAACCGATTGGTTCCTTCTTTTCCAAAGCGGAAGCACAAGCGCTTATCCGCCAGGGCTACACCATGAAGGAGGATGCCGGGCGCGGCTACCGGCGGGTTGTCGCCTCGCCAAAACCGGTCGATATCATTGAAAAAGAGACGGTGAAAGCGCTGATGGCGGCAGGTCAGGTGGTGATCACCTGCGGCGGCGGCGGCATTCCGGTGGTGCGTGAGGGGCAGCATCTGCGCGGCGTCAGCGCGGTGATCGATAAGGACTGGGCCAGCGCCACGCTCGCCGCCATGATCGATGCCGATATGTTGATCATTCTTACCGCCGTCGAGAGAGTGGCGCTGCACTTCGGCAGGCCCAACCAGCAGCTGCTCGACAGGCTTTCGGTCCGGGATGCGGAGCGTTTTATCGCCGAAGGCCACTTCGCCGCAGGCTCGATGCTGCCGAAGGTGGAAGCCGCTGTCGCCTTTGCCCGCTCACGCCCCGGACGCCAGGCGCTGATCACCGGGCTACGCCAGGCGAAAGCGGGCATTGAGGGGAAAACCGGCACGCTGATTAGCCAGTAA